The proteins below come from a single Candidatus Aegiribacteria sp. genomic window:
- a CDS encoding T9SS type A sorting domain-containing protein — MLGLLLGILISTTGIDMNSSEMHSSNFEDGTSPYLENTESNILKGDSLNVRFVGNWPFGASRAITLDETRELAFCGSGGGVYLLDVSTPSSPQSVSDIHTRGVVEGLFYNSADSVLFIAVGDTGFEIWSVSNPSNPVKLGYYDTPNWTYSVAVSGSYAYVADDDDGLRVIDISNPASPYEIGHCNTPGNTRCVVLSGSYAYVADLGEGLRVIDISNPASPFEAGCYNTQEYSYGLAVYGSYAYIADGNGGLRVIDISDPLTPDEIGYCDTPGYALSVSVSGSYAYVADYGEGLRVIDISTPSSPAETGYLSTPNNARGVAVSGLYTYVVAGDAGLRIIDVSNPSSPGEVSHFNTPDEAYDLVLSGSYAYIADDDCGLRIIDVSDPASPVELGYCDTPGYTMGVDVSDTCAYLADGYDGLRVINVSDPSSPYELSCVDTPDFAFNVMVSGSYAYVADAGGGLRIIDISDPSSPFEVSHVNLTHYAHDVVISGSYAYIANGERGLRVINISDPLSPYQIGGCDTPDYAYSVDVSGSYAYIADKSGGLRIIDVSLPYSPSEASCCSTPYSARDVTVSGIYAYVADGFGGLRVIDISNPLSPYEFGHYITAYFSHGVTASGSYIYVADEDAGLQIYENLYTEIEEEPESLLPVESLFFQNVPNPFRENTLISYRLSAIGEVSLKIYDASGRLVSTLVDDQVGSAQNSAVFNGGSLQPGIYFARLQSGDYKSTRMLVLIR; from the coding sequence ATGCTCGGGTTATTGCTGGGAATTCTGATATCCACAACAGGCATCGATATGAATTCATCGGAGATGCACAGTAGTAATTTTGAGGATGGGACTTCTCCTTACCTGGAAAACACTGAGAGTAATATTCTCAAAGGAGATTCCCTCAATGTAAGATTCGTGGGCAACTGGCCTTTTGGCGCATCCAGGGCGATTACTCTTGATGAAACAAGAGAGCTTGCATTCTGTGGCTCTGGTGGAGGTGTGTATCTGCTTGATGTTTCAACACCTTCATCGCCACAATCTGTATCGGACATACATACCAGAGGAGTAGTCGAGGGTCTTTTCTACAATTCCGCGGACTCGGTTCTGTTTATCGCAGTAGGTGATACGGGATTTGAAATATGGTCTGTATCGAACCCGTCTAATCCGGTAAAGCTCGGTTATTATGATACACCGAACTGGACATATTCTGTAGCCGTCTCCGGCTCGTACGCTTACGTTGCGGACGATGATGACGGCCTCCGCGTCATCGATATTTCTAACCCGGCATCACCGTACGAGATTGGCCATTGCAATACACCGGGCAATACTCGTTGTGTGGTGCTTTCAGGATCGTACGCTTACGTTGCTGATCTTGGAGAAGGCCTCCGCGTCATCGATATTTCTAACCCGGCATCACCGTTTGAGGCAGGCTGCTACAATACGCAGGAATACTCTTACGGTCTGGCGGTATATGGTTCATATGCCTACATCGCGGACGGTAACGGTGGTCTCCGGGTGATTGATATATCTGACCCACTGACACCTGATGAAATCGGATATTGCGATACACCGGGTTATGCCTTGAGTGTATCAGTCTCCGGGTCGTACGCTTACGTCGCGGATTATGGCGAAGGTCTTCGTGTAATCGATATATCCACTCCATCATCACCGGCTGAGACAGGTTATTTAAGTACACCGAACAACGCTCGAGGTGTAGCGGTATCAGGCTTGTATACGTACGTTGTTGCCGGGGATGCCGGACTCAGAATTATTGATGTATCAAATCCGTCATCACCGGGTGAAGTAAGCCATTTTAATACACCGGACGAAGCTTATGATTTAGTTTTATCCGGCTCATACGCTTATATCGCGGATGACGACTGCGGACTCCGTATAATCGATGTATCTGATCCAGCATCACCCGTAGAGCTTGGCTATTGCGATACACCGGGCTACACTATGGGTGTAGATGTTTCTGACACATGCGCTTATCTTGCAGATGGATACGATGGGCTCAGGGTGATCAATGTATCCGATCCTTCATCACCGTATGAGCTCAGTTGCGTGGATACACCGGACTTCGCTTTCAATGTAATGGTTTCCGGATCATACGCTTATGTCGCGGATGCGGGTGGCGGGTTAAGAATTATTGACATATCCGATCCATCTTCACCCTTTGAGGTAAGTCACGTTAATCTAACACACTATGCTCATGATGTAGTTATCTCCGGTTCGTACGCCTATATCGCGAATGGAGAGCGTGGACTCAGAGTGATTAATATATCCGATCCATTATCGCCTTATCAGATCGGAGGCTGTGACACTCCGGATTACGCTTACTCTGTAGATGTTTCCGGCTCTTACGCCTATATCGCAGATAAATCCGGCGGGCTCAGGATAATTGATGTATCTCTTCCGTACTCACCTTCCGAGGCGAGTTGTTGCAGTACACCCTACAGCGCACGTGATGTAACCGTATCCGGCATATACGCTTACGTAGCTGATGGATTTGGCGGGCTCAGGGTAATCGATATATCTAATCCGTTATCGCCTTACGAGTTCGGACACTACATCACAGCGTACTTCTCTCACGGTGTAACGGCATCCGGATCGTACATTTACGTCGCGGATGAAGATGCCGGACTTCAGATATACGAGAATCTGTATACCGAAATTGAAGAAGAGCCAGAATCACTTCTGCCTGTGGAAAGCCTTTTCTTTCAAAACGTGCCGAATCCATTCAGGGAGAATACTCTGATCAGCTATCGGTTATCTGCTATCGGTGAGGTCTCGCTGAAGATTTATGACGCATCAGGCAGGCTTGTCAGTACACTCGTTGACGATCAGGTTGGATCGGCTCAGAACAGCGCAGTATTCAATGGGGGTTCACTGCAGCCTGGTATCTATTTCGCGAGGCTGCAGTCTGGCGATTACAAATCAACAAGAATGCTCGTATTGATACGATAA
- a CDS encoding ORF6N domain-containing protein, which translates to MISSILIIRNTKVILDSDLVELYGVETRHLNEQVRLNLSKFRDDFMFQLSKEEFEILKSQIETSSPNWSGRRKPPLIFTERGAL; encoded by the coding sequence ATTATCTCAAGTATCTTAATCATTCGAAATACAAAAGTTATTCTTGATTCTGATCTTGTTGAACTGTATGGAGTTGAAACACGCCACTTAAATGAGCAAGTCAGACTCAACCTTTCCAAGTTCCGCGATGACTTCATGTTCCAGTTATCCAAGGAAGAATTCGAAATCTTGAAGTCGCAAATTGAGACATCAAGTCCTAACTGGAGTGGTCGCAGAAAACCACCACTCATATTTACCGAGCGTGGTGCATTATAG
- a CDS encoding mechanosensitive ion channel, protein MAEIWMQVKEIVAMYGLNVLAAAAILIAGKFIANVIRKLIRKIMRKREVDTTLIGFVSSIVYAAILAFVVIAALSKLGIQTASFIAVLGAAGLAIGLALQGSLSNFSSGVLMIIFKPFKGGDFVNAGGCSGIVEEIGIFTTTIKTVDNKLIIVPNSRVMSDTITNYSAKETRRVDIVAGVSYEDDVDKVKEILLKILSEDERILKDPAPFVGLLEMADSSVNFTVRAWVKNEDYWNVFYDTNESIKKTFDAENISIPYPQLDVHMDK, encoded by the coding sequence ATGGCGGAAATATGGATGCAGGTAAAGGAAATTGTAGCGATGTACGGATTGAATGTACTGGCCGCAGCAGCTATCCTTATCGCAGGGAAGTTCATTGCCAATGTTATAAGAAAACTCATCCGTAAAATAATGCGGAAGAGGGAAGTTGATACAACTCTGATAGGATTTGTCAGCAGTATCGTTTACGCTGCGATTCTTGCATTCGTCGTTATTGCAGCCCTTTCTAAACTGGGCATTCAGACAGCATCATTCATTGCAGTCCTGGGCGCCGCGGGACTGGCCATAGGCCTTGCTCTGCAGGGATCTCTATCCAATTTCTCGTCAGGTGTACTGATGATAATCTTCAAACCTTTCAAGGGGGGAGATTTCGTCAATGCGGGGGGCTGCAGCGGTATCGTAGAGGAGATAGGGATATTCACAACAACTATCAAAACTGTCGATAACAAACTGATAATCGTACCCAACTCCAGGGTAATGAGCGATACCATAACCAATTACTCCGCAAAGGAGACCAGAAGAGTCGATATTGTCGCAGGTGTAAGCTACGAAGATGATGTTGATAAGGTAAAGGAAATACTGCTGAAGATACTGTCAGAGGATGAGAGAATACTCAAGGACCCCGCGCCATTTGTCGGGCTGCTTGAAATGGCTGACAGCAGCGTGAATTTCACCGTACGGGCATGGGTGAAGAATGAGGATTACTGGAACGTGTTCTACGATACGAACGAGAGTATAAAGAAGACATTTGATGCCGAGAATATCTCAATACCCTATCCTCAGCTTGACGTTCATATGGACAAATAG
- the galK gene encoding galactokinase: MDIGKYPEFMKIRNMPVGNCNNFDRIFGKGTVPIGAKVPGRVNLIGEHTDYNNGFVLPVAVNRYVHVTGRIRPDRWITVYSTAFGEQHRFSHEDEMNRSLSGWKRFAEGVIRAVLTNADERAGMDILVENDLPVGGGLSSSAAFAAGLGSITAELNSIELQPLEFARTIQKSEHDYAGVECGIMDQLSILLSHKGNALLIDCRSLQIDHIPIPADWSLVVMDTGVRHDLAFSEYSKRRIQCAEITELYRQAGRKFTSLRDVSYRDLGLLEKTTGSNDVLLRRCRHVISENLRVSEAAKALRESDEESIDRLFKESHISLQNDFEVTCPELDSMVEAAWLAPGCIAARMTGGGFGGCTVNLVKKSMSEKFIDVILSGYRKRTGRDGTAIQVSSIDGIMSREWKP; the protein is encoded by the coding sequence ATGGATATCGGAAAATATCCCGAATTCATGAAAATACGTAATATGCCAGTTGGGAATTGTAACAATTTCGATAGGATTTTCGGTAAGGGAACGGTACCTATAGGCGCGAAGGTTCCCGGACGCGTTAATCTTATCGGTGAACATACCGATTATAACAACGGTTTTGTCCTTCCGGTTGCCGTAAACCGATACGTCCATGTTACCGGACGAATCCGCCCGGACAGATGGATTACAGTCTATTCAACCGCATTCGGAGAACAGCACCGGTTTTCCCATGAGGATGAAATGAACCGTTCATTGTCAGGATGGAAGCGGTTCGCGGAAGGCGTAATACGAGCGGTTCTTACGAACGCGGATGAACGTGCCGGAATGGATATTCTTGTAGAAAACGATCTGCCGGTTGGAGGAGGGTTGAGCAGCTCTGCAGCCTTCGCTGCAGGCCTTGGTTCTATTACCGCTGAATTGAACAGTATTGAACTCCAGCCGCTTGAGTTCGCTCGAACAATCCAGAAATCAGAACATGATTATGCCGGTGTGGAATGCGGAATTATGGATCAGCTCTCAATACTCCTCTCGCACAAGGGCAACGCTCTTCTAATCGATTGCCGATCACTTCAAATTGATCACATACCGATTCCCGCTGACTGGTCGCTCGTAGTGATGGATACTGGAGTAAGGCACGATCTCGCTTTTTCGGAATACTCCAAAAGACGGATCCAGTGTGCGGAGATAACTGAGCTGTACAGGCAGGCAGGAAGAAAATTCACCTCGTTACGTGATGTGTCCTACCGTGATCTTGGCCTGCTGGAGAAGACCACCGGCAGCAATGATGTCCTTCTTCGCCGGTGCCGGCACGTGATCTCGGAAAACCTTAGAGTATCCGAAGCCGCAAAGGCGCTTCGGGAATCGGATGAAGAAAGTATCGATCGTCTTTTCAAGGAATCCCACATAAGTTTACAGAACGATTTCGAGGTTACCTGCCCCGAGCTGGACAGCATGGTTGAAGCGGCATGGCTTGCGCCAGGCTGTATTGCCGCAAGAATGACAGGTGGAGGATTCGGAGGGTGTACGGTCAATCTTGTGAAAAAGAGTATGAGCGAGAAATTCATTGACGTAATTCTATCCGGTTACAGGAAGAGAACCGGTCGAGACGGAACAGCAATTCAGGTTTCGAGTATCGACGGCATAATGTCCCGGGAATGGAAGCCGTAA
- a CDS encoding helix-turn-helix domain-containing protein yields the protein MKNKHIGSSFDDFLKEEELLVETEATAAKRVLAYQIQKEMAEQHISKSDLARRMRSSRSSLERLLDPENPSVTLLTLENVAIALGKRLKIQIG from the coding sequence ATGAAGAACAAACATATTGGAAGCAGTTTCGATGATTTCTTGAAGGAAGAAGAGCTTCTTGTTGAAACCGAGGCTACCGCAGCCAAGCGCGTTCTTGCATACCAGATTCAGAAAGAAATGGCTGAACAACACATCTCCAAGAGTGATCTTGCTCGACGTATGCGCTCCAGCCGATCCTCACTGGAGCGTCTTCTTGATCCCGAGAATCCTTCAGTAACACTTCTCACTCTTGAAAACGTTGCCATTGCGCTGGGTAAAAGACTCAAGATACAAATCGGATGA
- a CDS encoding UDP-glucose--hexose-1-phosphate uridylyltransferase, protein MEAVMNYERPHRRRNPFTGRWILVSPNRSVRPWSGSVEAIESRISLPEFDPDCYLCPGNLRANGERNPPYDGVFVFDNDFPALVYNGDDSFENTPPWKQGMMETGICRVICYSSIHNISAADLDDASLHAIIDTWVDQIDELMDFIDISYVQIFENRGLMMGCSNPHPHGQIWAAGSVPGEIDSEDYHQAEYLRDNGTCLLCDVQRHELAERERIVLENNHWVVLVPYWAEWPFETMLLPKHHSASLTYLDNEQKNSLAVIWKRLLLAYDNLFKTSMPFSFGWHIAPANPRNIKAWHLHAHFYPPLLRSATVRKYMVGYEMLAEHQRDITPEEAAERLRLAAAIS, encoded by the coding sequence ATGGAAGCCGTAATGAATTACGAGAGACCTCACCGAAGGCGAAATCCTTTTACCGGAAGATGGATACTGGTTTCACCGAATCGTTCCGTAAGACCATGGAGCGGAAGCGTTGAAGCAATTGAAAGCAGAATATCGCTACCGGAATTCGATCCCGACTGCTACCTCTGTCCGGGCAACCTTCGAGCAAATGGAGAACGTAATCCACCCTACGACGGGGTATTCGTGTTCGACAACGATTTTCCCGCCCTGGTATACAACGGAGACGATTCATTCGAGAACACTCCGCCATGGAAACAGGGTATGATGGAAACCGGCATCTGCAGGGTTATCTGCTATTCATCGATTCACAATATCTCCGCTGCCGACCTGGATGACGCATCACTTCATGCCATCATCGATACCTGGGTGGATCAGATAGATGAACTGATGGATTTTATCGATATCAGTTACGTACAGATATTCGAAAACCGCGGGCTCATGATGGGCTGCAGCAACCCGCATCCGCACGGTCAGATATGGGCAGCAGGGTCCGTTCCGGGTGAAATCGATTCCGAGGATTATCACCAGGCGGAGTACCTGCGCGATAACGGAACATGTCTCCTTTGCGACGTTCAGAGGCACGAGCTTGCTGAGCGTGAACGTATCGTCCTTGAAAACAACCATTGGGTTGTTCTTGTGCCCTACTGGGCCGAATGGCCATTCGAAACGATGCTTTTACCTAAACATCATTCGGCATCTCTTACATATCTTGATAACGAACAGAAGAATTCTCTAGCGGTAATATGGAAACGGCTTCTCCTGGCGTACGACAACCTTTTCAAAACATCGATGCCTTTCAGTTTCGGATGGCATATAGCGCCTGCAAACCCGAGGAATATTAAAGCATGGCACCTTCACGCACATTTCTATCCCCCTCTTCTGCGATCGGCTACTGTTCGCAAGTATATGGTGGGCTACGAAATGCTTGCCGAACACCAGCGGGACATCACTCCCGAAGAAGCGGCGGAACGCCTCAGGTTAGCAGCCGCGATTTCTTGA
- a CDS encoding glycoside hydrolase family 127 protein, translated as MKSGSIAPVPFRMVSVDDRFWTPRMETNRLVTIPLGYEKCRETGRLDAWKLDWKEGDPCRPHIFWDSDVAKWMEAAACTLHLHPDTELKENLEGVITLMEKAQQPDGYLNSYFTMLEPENRWTNLRDRHELYCAGHLIEAAVMHFSATGDDRFLNIVKRYADCIDSVFGNGEGQKRGYPGHEELELALVKLFDVTGENRYLQLADFFLNQRGTRPHYYDLESKYRSEDPAEDYEYWQAHLPVREQKEAVGHAVRAMYLYSGMADVAARTDDNELAKTCRTLWRNVTGKRMYITGGVGSTERGESFTADYDLPNETAYAETCAAIGLVFWAHRMLHIDEKPNAEYADVMERSLYNCVLSGVSLDGTRFFYTNPLEVRPGHALAQSGLENNYRFSRQEWFNCSCCPTNIMRVLSSFGLYVYASGSDSIYIHLYVGGTAEIEISGVRVKIRQETDYPWKETVTMAVEPEEPIEISLFLRIPGWCENASVELNGKEIKQLQVINGYAEISRLWRKEDTLNLTLPMPVRKIEAHPEVRGNCGKIAITRGPIVYCLEEEDNTPDLNDIRLDSLAEFKAEYDETLLGGCTVITGTARIRNIDGWVDQLYRPSVTETMPVEIKAIPYCLWNNRRQGGMIVWISENIPNS; from the coding sequence ATGAAGTCAGGAAGTATCGCTCCGGTTCCATTCCGCATGGTGTCAGTTGACGACAGGTTCTGGACGCCAAGGATGGAAACGAACAGATTGGTGACCATTCCTCTCGGATATGAGAAGTGCAGGGAAACAGGACGTCTGGACGCATGGAAACTCGACTGGAAGGAGGGGGATCCATGCAGACCGCACATTTTCTGGGATTCGGATGTAGCAAAATGGATGGAAGCCGCGGCATGTACTCTTCATCTCCATCCGGACACCGAACTGAAAGAGAATCTCGAAGGCGTAATCACTTTAATGGAAAAAGCCCAGCAGCCGGACGGTTACCTTAACAGTTATTTCACTATGCTAGAACCTGAGAACCGATGGACCAACCTGCGGGACAGGCACGAGCTGTACTGCGCGGGTCATCTTATAGAAGCGGCGGTAATGCATTTCTCCGCAACCGGAGATGACAGATTCCTCAATATCGTTAAAAGGTATGCGGACTGTATAGATTCCGTATTCGGCAACGGAGAAGGGCAGAAGCGCGGATACCCCGGCCATGAGGAGCTGGAACTGGCCCTTGTTAAGTTGTTCGATGTAACGGGTGAGAACAGGTACCTTCAACTTGCTGATTTCTTCCTGAACCAGCGGGGTACAAGACCGCATTACTACGATCTGGAATCTAAGTACCGGAGTGAAGATCCGGCAGAGGATTACGAATACTGGCAGGCTCATCTGCCCGTCCGTGAGCAGAAAGAGGCTGTAGGACATGCCGTGAGGGCAATGTATCTTTACAGCGGAATGGCTGATGTCGCTGCCCGGACAGATGATAACGAACTGGCTAAAACATGCCGGACTCTCTGGAGGAATGTGACTGGGAAGAGGATGTATATAACTGGAGGGGTCGGATCAACTGAGCGGGGTGAAAGCTTCACCGCCGATTACGATCTGCCCAACGAGACTGCCTACGCTGAGACATGCGCCGCTATCGGCCTTGTCTTCTGGGCTCACAGGATGTTGCATATTGATGAGAAACCGAATGCTGAATATGCCGATGTAATGGAAAGAAGCCTGTATAACTGTGTTCTCAGCGGGGTCTCTCTTGATGGCACACGCTTCTTCTACACCAACCCTCTGGAAGTTCGTCCCGGACACGCTCTTGCGCAATCAGGTCTGGAAAATAATTACAGGTTCTCCCGGCAGGAATGGTTCAATTGCTCCTGCTGTCCTACTAACATAATGCGCGTTCTTTCGTCCTTCGGTCTATATGTTTACGCAAGCGGCAGCGACAGTATTTATATTCATCTGTATGTTGGAGGCACAGCGGAGATTGAGATTTCAGGGGTACGGGTGAAAATCCGGCAGGAAACGGATTACCCCTGGAAGGAAACGGTTACTATGGCCGTTGAACCTGAAGAACCTATTGAAATTTCGTTGTTTCTAAGGATTCCGGGATGGTGTGAGAACGCTTCCGTGGAACTCAACGGAAAGGAAATTAAACAGCTTCAAGTAATCAATGGTTATGCGGAGATTAGCAGATTGTGGAGAAAAGAAGATACACTGAATCTCACTCTACCCATGCCTGTTCGGAAGATCGAGGCTCATCCTGAAGTGCGCGGCAACTGCGGGAAGATCGCAATCACGAGAGGTCCAATCGTATATTGCCTCGAAGAGGAGGACAATACACCGGACCTGAACGACATCCGTCTGGATTCGTTAGCCGAATTCAAGGCTGAATATGATGAAACACTCCTTGGAGGGTGCACAGTGATTACAGGCACCGCTCGCATCAGGAATATAGATGGATGGGTAGATCAGCTGTACAGACCCTCTGTAACCGAAACCATGCCGGTGGAAATCAAAGCGATTCCTTACTGCCTGTGGAACAACAGACGACAGGGCGGAATGATAGTATGGATATCGGAAAATATCCCGAATTCATGA